Within the Hermetia illucens chromosome 6, iHerIll2.2.curated.20191125, whole genome shotgun sequence genome, the region GTGCGAattgttacagtatcggacccataaacttcacaattttttttttggctgccttcgttgcatttttatctctcaggtagtaaaaatgtaaaatatgacgaatttcctgcttggtggactccatctttgatgcgctataacttgagactgaaacgtacgatcataaaactgtcaaagagacacctgtagcccgtcttcaaatcgccgtatagtatgacccgatgcgataagtacaacactcCATCTATTGACAATACGATACgatattactttttccccaatctAATATTTTGATCATTTTGAATACAGGTCAAGTCGGATTAGTTCAAATTTCTGTCGGCTCAACTTAAGGTAGTTGTCAAGCAAATATGAATTCGAATAATGCCTGATGGTTCCCTACGTAGAGTTTTCAGACATGTCAGAgcgattttaattttcttcacaCAGAATTAAACAAAAAGTTCATTTTAAATCTTTTCCTCTTTCAGAATTAATGGACGGATCTCGAATGGATGGACGTGTTGTGAGCGTGAGCTTCTTTTAATTTTACTAAAATAGAAAAgtcccgactttttttttttttttcattaatactttttttatttactgagataaatataaaacCGCCAAACAATAGATCTGCATCGGCAATCCGCTGCCGAGTATTATTAAATAAATCTTCCTATGAAACATCCTTAGAACTAGTTCTTAAATATTGACAACATTTAAGATTTATGTAAATGCACTTAGCTAAGTTTCGCTGACTTTTATATCCggaacttttttttcttatgtttACTTGACTTTTTCTTTTATTCCTGGCTGGCAACCTCAAGTTTTTAATGCAAATTGTAAGGATCCCATGACGCAGAAAATTTCTTACGTTTAGAATTATAGAAAGTCATGAAGTCAGAGTTCCGAATATTCCATAATCACATGTTTGGAATGCTTTTAAATTATGAATGGAAATCAATCTAACGAGATAAATTTTATGGCTGCCGAGAATTGTACATTTGAGAACCTGAATTTTCTTCATTTAGTATTATGTGTTAGGACTCTTTTATTCCTTGAAAAATAATGCTTGATGTAAATGTCAATGATGTTGCGATTGATGTCTAAATTCTCTGAAATATGGAATATCAGAGCTGCATAAAAGTTTTGAGGACAACCTTGATATCTGTATGTAAATTAGCAACTGAAGTGAGTTTGGCAAGCTCGCACCTGATACCTGAGGCTTGTGACGAAACCAAACTCGCCAAATTGCTTGTGGATCTATTTTAGTATCACCAAAATAATATGCCGCAATATGTGAAATGAAATTTACTGCATGGGGTATCAACCTATATTCGGATCTATGTGGACGATCCTAAAATGGATTTGCAAATTCAATTAAACGACATACAAAATGAATAGAATACATTTTTCGAACGGATCTTAGATTTAAGATATTTTGTGTTTAAAacattataaatataatataataatccatTAGTCTTAAGACCAGTGTTTTATTTGGAATCGATGTAGTTGAACCTTTGGACCGGAACACggttgaaaaacaggaagaaaaaaTCCGGACCCTACGACCGATGGGCCAATATGGAGTCTATAGAATATCTAAGCAAACGTAGTTGTCATTTCAGCGATGGGATTAGTCCCAGAATATTTACATAAAGTGCTGAAAACCCTCGATCTAAGGATCCGGTCCTTATATACGAGGGAAAAGGGCTTAATCAAGCAAGTTATATCAATATCATTCGCAAGTAGGCCCGTGGCCGTGGcgacaaagtggagctccctaggcgactaaggacttctttggcgatagaagatcaattgaaaactttgaatcgagagtgctttgaagaggcttgtcctatttcccgaggccaaactggtggaaccgagaactgcagagactcaggaatcaaccagacgacttctaaatcgacttctaagcaataaagatgaagactggctaaacttccggaactcacaccgtgaatataagaggctcgtaaaacgttcgaaacgagattcttttagagcgtactgtgaggaactctggaaggtgaaaggaagacttccaggctgtgcagagtctataataaggatgagtcgaccaagttggactctcttagaaaaccggatggtactttcacgaactccagagttgagtctatacaaactctcttggaagtacaccacccgggaaaaCAGGTCTCAAAAGTGGAAAGAAGAGAAtcggcggtttctgcaaacccttcaacacgaaggtgttgtaaGGGGAAATTGgggcactgcgagagcggttgttaccaatgaaaaagcgagagctgctatactgtcatttgaacacttcaaaataCCTGGTACGGATGATATCTACCCAGCGACGCTAAAGCAAGGTACAGAGCACTTagagaaacttctaagaaatatttttcaaggatgtcttgctctgggctacgtgccttcttcttggcagaaggtaagaactccaggcaaatcagcctaacatcattttcgctgaaatgcctGGAGggacattcgcgagaaggcgctaaagtcgcaccacctaaatgaaaaccaacatgcttaccaacgtggaaagtcctgtgagtctgcttttcattctttggtttcaactctgaagggtgagtacgcgatggccgtgttcgtggacattgaaggggcttttgactgtgcgcccttccaaaagctctgtgatgtcgccagagagcatggttttgACGAAACTTATAAAGTGGATCGACGCTatgttaacgcagagattgttgtgtgctgaattgggtgttaatcgctacttaacaacggaagcgacgaaaggttgccttcaaggaggtgtgctatcgctatttctgtggagtatgctgatcaactcactactatgcgaactgcgaaatctgccaatacacgttcaagcttatgcggatgacgtggctgtactagcTGCTGgtgagatctcggaatggggcgtagaaatacacaacgcgtagttgatttgattgacagttggtgtctcaggcatgaactttcagtaaatccaaataaaaccacaatgatattatttacaaaaaggaggaaactgaatgggctttgccttccagaaatgAAGGgttcaacccttcaactcttcgaagaagtgaaatatctgggagttagtctagacaagaagcttctttggaaaaacatgtagaggtaaagatgaaacgagctctcacagcttcatcatcatcatcaacggcgcaacaaccggtatccggtctaggcctgccttaataaggtactccagacatcccggttctcacagcttatgggctgtataggcggacctttgcctcgacatggggacttaggcctcatgtagtaatgtggatatatgttgctatcattaggtcgatgttcgcttatgcgtccgcagtgtggtgggttaaggtgaaacagaagattTTTCGcggtaaactagccacactgcaaagaactgtgtgtctgggtatctcCGGTGctatgagcaccacatccggcgcagctttgaatgcattactcaatttgcagcctttgaatttgtttattcagagcactgcaatgagtgcggctcatagactaattcgattagatctatggaaaaacaatggacgtggggccacaaagcattggaagaggcattggtagaactgaatctagttttcgcgatgccttccgattcgcagatccccatacatctgtttggtagaagatatgatgttatcttgataCGGGGAGAAAATTGGGACGAATCAgtagaatgcgtgtcaggatatattgaTGTCTTCTactgatggctcaaagacaaaatggttctggagcggGAGTCTACCTctggaataaaaacgagaattgggtttttcctttgggacaatacacaacggtctttcaggctgaagtgtatgcgatcctaaaggctgcaacttggatgattgacgagcggttgaaaggcaggcgcatcgcaatctgtagccaTAATCAAGCTGCATGGAggacgttgagtagtactttgatcacttcaaaaatcgttctgtttccagattcaatatggtggatttactctgggtacctggtcattgtggtgtacctttcatttgatatccaacatgactatattcggtgaaaaaaattgtacactccttttgcatgtattgcgaacaaaaccttaagaaagttTGTTCGgcatcgtccgccactccattcgAAAACATACttgccttctcaattttggGCAGATAATCAAGCTCGCCAGTCTTTCCGTTCAGCTACGGACCCAATCTATCTGCGTTTTTTCTCATTTTACTAATAGGGCGActccttcacgagcaaccagaGATGGTTTTACGTTGCTAATCAAAGAAAGCGACGGGGGTTAAACAGTTCCAAGACAGTTCGATAGGCAGGTGCTACCTGCAAGACTCTCTCCACTTGCTCAAGGTGCTTACGATATACTATCTTGCCGAGAACATCAGCCCATACACACGTGAAGAGTTTTTCCAACAGAAAGTAAAAATCATCCGCTTACTCGCCAGATAAATATGCCACGCCTGCTCAACAGTGCGTCTGACAACAAGAGCCGCAGAATTATCTGCCTAACCGACCCGACGCGAATTTTCAGGCATATTGTGCTGATTATATTAAAAATGCTCCTCCCAATATCTCCATCCTTCGCATAGATCAGGGAGCTGTCTTAGATAATACCCGCAAGGGATAGCCAGTGTAGATTCTAGTGTACCAGTCATATCTTCCCATCCTACCGTCGGGTCCTAGCGCCTTGGTATTTTTCCTCAAGAATCTAGCCTATCTTTGCTTTTGCCTTATAAAGAGAGAGCAATCCTTGTCATCTTGACACTGTTGACATGTACAGAGTTTCCTTTGTGCTGATTAATTCAgcaggctgtcgttatcaggtctaTAACTGCATTTACGACAGAGTAAGCTAACGCCACCACCTGGGACGTTGGTGTCCAGCGGGACTCCGTCTATTCCATTCGACGAATCTTCTGATGTTCagcttcgcgacgttccatgcacgcCGGAGAAGTCTTCTACAACACCACCGGCGACTTCAATGTTTCCGTCGcagatgcttccttcgcagcttgTTTAAACTACGAGTCCAGTTTtagccgccatttccaggatgCGTTTTCCCTGGAGGCTTCGTGAGACATGCCCCGTACAAAAGTTTTGGCATTGAAGATCCTCCGTCCGTGCCCAAGACACCTTTAGAGCATCAAGACCATCGAAACTTAGGCGTTGTATGATATATGCCTTGGCCCGGTACTGTTCGTTGATTAGCACAAGATCAGGGCATTGCCAAGAAGAGAACTCTTCTTTTTGATGTAAGTCTTCGTTTCCGCTcgcatctgcggcatgctgCCCACTTATTAGATCGTCGACAGATTATAGATGTGTGCCTGTAGCACTTGATAGGGCTAATCGCATTCGCGCCCTACACTTTACTAATActaattttcccgctgttaaatAATTTCCTCCTGTATTGCTCCACAACTTCTCCCCTCCTCCTTTTTGGCCTCGAAAATTCACAGTCCGGGCATCTATTCTGACTCTCTTGATTTTATGCAAATGGCTTCCTAACGGCGGGGCGTATTGTTTCCTTTTgtctttctttgctttcttttctTGAGCCTTGGATatggataaagtctccttcaaatatgtttttctttttccgctttttcccccgGTCCCTTTGCAATGGACTATCTGCGATCTTTTGACATTTACAGTGGTCTCAGCGGGAGCGGAGTCTAAAAGTTCTTCCAACTCCATCAGCTTGTTTTTCTTGAGAAAGGTTGCTACTACCTCATATTTCCTGACAAGCttctcctcttcggctctaacaAGGACAGTCGTTTTCGCGCCCACTAGGGGACGAGGGAGAGGGCCATAGTAGTCATCGGTCTAGGTTGGCTGTTTCGAATGATCCATAGTTTTCAATGTTACTAACGTCTGGGAGGATCGGAACAGATACAGCAGGGTACTTACCAACAACGTTAAGTGCCAAATCTTGGTCAATACCCTTCAGGAATGGGTAGCTTATATTCCCTCAACAACACTTTAGCTAACCTATGAGCCAGGAAGATGGATTCAAATGCATTGTTACCTGAAAGCTTGTGTGGAAGTAGTGGCAAAGTGAAATTCAAAAGGGTTAGGAAATTCGTTCCATCATAGTTGCGGAAAGATAATAGAATTTCAGATAAAAGAgcgtatttatattttcttagaaAAATTCAACTTTAATAGCGTATTTGGCTTAACTACACAAAAACAAGCATAACATCATTGTTAACATATTTCGCTAGTGATAAACGACAATATCAAAACGCGGACGCAATCAAATCGGATCCAGACCATATACAATTCGACGCCACAACGATTTTCGACCCGGTTATCTTACTAACTAGATTGCACGCGGAAATTTCAGCATACGAAATACCACCCACGACAAACACAAAAATGGTTCGATGTCGCAGTGGGAGCTTATCAgtgatttccttccttttgaGGGCTTGTTGTATTTGCTTCAATTCCTTCGGTCCAGCTAAGTCTTTCAATCTCATTTGCACTCCTTCTAACGCACCCATCTTCAAGCAAAAGTCATCAAAATTTTGGGCTCTTAAGAGAAATGATATTATCTGAGCCGCTAAAGGTATGTAAAGGCCATTGAAAACGTAACTGGCACAAGCTTTTGGCGCTTCATTGTTGGGCGTTGATTTATCAGGGGTCGCTGCCAGAAGTTTCAGTCGATTAGCGTTTATTTGAAATTCTGTTTGCTGAAACATGGGAATCTGCAGGTTGGCTCTCAGTTTTGATTTGTTGATTGCATCTAAGTCGGGCAAGAGGTTCGCTTTGGCGAGTCGATGGAAAATGTACAGATACTTGTGACCAAAAGCGTTGCAGTAGTTTCGCATGAACACAGACAACTCGTCCGACGATAAAGACATCGCGATGTGAACCAGGCACATCATTCGAATCACGTTGAACTTATGTCCATCGATAGTTAAGATCTCATCTATTTGCGTCAGGACTCGCTTTCTGTTTGTGTTGTTCAAAATATCGTCCTCCAGCGATTGTTGTTTTTGGAAATTTCCAGCTAATTCGTTTATAACTTGTTCACAAACATTCAAATGTTTGGTGATTTTGTTCTTCATTTCTGTGATTTTCGGTAGCTTTTTTGACACGTAATCCTGCATTTCATTCAGTttcattttattaatattttgcacTTCCACTCCCAAGGCTTTAGCTTGCGATCGAACGAGATTGCTAGCTTCTGCGAAATGTTTGTACCGATTCTcggcataaatttcatcgtaggAACTGTTCATTCGTAGCACAGTGGGTGGAACTGATTTTACAGGTGTGGCTGGAGGTACTCTCAAAACTTGTATTTTCCCATTCGCTATCCGATTTGAATCTTCTTGAATATCAAGTTCACCGGATTTGTATTTGAAAACCTCCAATAAGAGTCCAGAATATATAGCAGGCGTAAGAAGGCACGAGGGATAGTCTTTATCACGGTCAATGATAATCATTGCACTAAAATCTGAAGGCTTCGATTCGGCGTTTGATTTCTCTAAACGTTCGACCATATTCAGAATTTTCTCCGAGTTCTCACCGTAACTTAAGATTAGATCGGGTTTCCCAATAACTAAATCAAAGAGCCGAAAACTATGCGCTATTGCAGTCAGTGACGATGTATCCTTACAGATGAATACATCAGGGAAAACTTGTGGGATTTCGAGACTCATAACACCTTCATCTAAGTAAATGAAATCCCATGAGAAGCGATGGAGAGTAACCAATCCGTATAGTCCTTCTTCCTCAAGCATTGTGTGGAAGCTTTggggtacaaatgggacaattaTGATGTGATAATTCCTAAGACCAAGCGTTGTGGAGGTAATTTTTCCACTTTCATGACCGTGGATTTGTTCCAAAACAATTCTAAACGTTTTCGCGTTTGCTCCGATTAGGAAGACTTGACTGTTTTCAGTCTTCGGGACCGACTGTTTTGCATCGAGCTTGTAGATTTTTTTCACGCCTTTCGATCTAGAAAATATCCGGATTAATATAGATATAAGTAAAAAAGCTCATTTACATGCATATCTGCCTTGTATGAAGGATACGTACTTAATCCATGACGCTACGCAAACCCTCTCCAAAGGTTTAATCAGAGCTGGCTCTATAATGAGATCTTTTTGACTGGGAATTGAACATAAGGTGGCCTGAAGCTTTTCCTGAGCAATTTGTTTAAAACCTGAAAGGATAAGTTGAAAAAAAGACAAGATTTAAGTacgaatttaattaaaattgaaagtgaaataCTGTTAGCAGTGGTTTACAAGAAAAAGATTCGAAATAAGGAAAGAAAGTTACAACAAATTTCTTGGCTTCCAAGGAGTGTGAGCTACCAGTGGGGAGCGCAGCTAAAATTCTAGATGCGTCTAAGAGTTGGCATTATTAGTGTATTTTCGTTGCGCCCATCAACTTACCAAAATAGCAGGCTCACCATTGTGAACTTTGTGTTAAGAATCCCCTCTCCGCATTAACTGTTATCGAGGGCGGTTAAACTAGCAGAAATTCTTAAAACAGAAACTCGCCACTTTCTACCACTTCGTgctctccgccgacgcaagaactaagggatatgGTAGTGTATTCTgcagtggccttgaactcttataggttgtgatgcgaacgcccagaatatttgttggggcagtagcaattgcaatcctagagaagagaaactgtttgatttcatcac harbors:
- the LOC119660328 gene encoding vacuolar protein sorting-associated protein 33B; this encodes MDYTLDKKLQGFKQIAQEKLQATLCSIPSQKDLIIEPALIKPLERVCVASWIKSKGVKKIYKLDAKQSVPKTENSQVFLIGANAKTFRIVLEQIHGHESGKITSTTLGLRNYHIIIVPFVPQSFHTMLEEEGLYGLVTLHRFSWDFIYLDEGVMSLEIPQVFPDVFICKDTSSLTAIAHSFRLFDLVIGKPDLILSYGENSEKILNMVERLEKSNAESKPSDFSAMIIIDRDKDYPSCLLTPAIYSGLLLEVFKYKSGELDIQEDSNRIANGKIQVLRVPPATPVKSVPPTVLRMNSSYDEIYAENRYKHFAEASNLVRSQAKALGVEVQNINKMKLNEMQDYVSKKLPKITEMKNKITKHLNVCEQVINELAGNFQKQQSLEDDILNNTNRKRVLTQIDEILTIDGHKFNVIRMMCLVHIAMSLSSDELSVFMRNYCNAFGHKYLYIFHRLAKANLLPDLDAINKSKLRANLQIPMFQQTEFQINANRLKLLAATPDKSTPNNEAPKACASYVFNGLYIPLAAQIISFLLRAQNFDDFCLKMGALEGVQMRLKDLAGPKELKQIQQALKRKEITDKLPLRHRTIFVFVVGGISYAEISACNLVSKITGSKIVVASNCIWSGSDLIASAF